The sequence CTGAAAATCTTTTATCGATCGCATCAACCTAAACGCCAGAAAGCCGAATAAAAGCCCCAGCGCTATACCGCCAAATACCTCGCGTACAAAAAGTACCACGGCATTGCCAAAATCAATATCATTAATGCCCGATTCGGTAATCTCCAGCAGCGTTATAAAAAGCACCAGGCCCACCCCATCATTAAACAGGGATTCACCGGAAATAATGGTTTCCAAGTGGGCCGGTAAGCGTGAATTTTTTATGATAGCCCCAACCGCCACCGGGTCTGTGGGTGATACCAGCGCGCCAAACAAAAGGCAGTAAACCAGTGGTACGTAGATATGAAATATAGGCGCGATAAAATAAAACAGCGCCCCGAAGATGACGGTAGATATCACCACGCCTAAAGTGCTGAGCAGTAAAACCGGGCGCATTTCCCGTTTTAGCTTTTTAACATTAAGGTTAAAGGATCCGGCAAACAACAGGAAACCCAGCATAATGTTTAAAACCGTGCGCGAGAAATCGATATTTTTTGCCAGCACGGTAAGGTATTTTGCCGCGGCAGGGTTAAGGCTATCGATAATAAGAACAACGATAGACACCCCGATAGCAAGCGAGATAATGCCGATAGTACCCGGCAACCTGATAAACCGGGCATTAATGTACGAGTAGGCCGCGCTTGTAATAACCAGTAAAGCAATAATGAAAAACAGATCCATCGGCCATGATTTTAGTTTACACTAACACCTTAAGCCCTGATTTGTTTAGTTATCATAAAACCTGCCAACATGCCCAGCAATATAGTTGCTGCCTTAAACTTTGTGCTTACCGTAAATGGGGGGATGTACTTAGTGCCTGTTTCGTCGGCCACCGCGGGTTTATCAACGTATCGGCCACTTGAAGGCACTGCTATTGCGTTAAAATTGGCGCTCAATTGTTTTAGTGCTTCGGTCGCTTCCCTGCCGCGCAATACCGGGCCATGGCCGGCAGCTATAATACGTGGTTCTAATTGCGCCAATATGCCGACTGATTGCTCTGCCGACGCCCAATCGGGTGTCATATACATTGGCGGGCCTGATAATTTCTTCACATCGCCCAATAAGCCAATGGCCGACTCTGCATGGGTGGTAGCTACAGCATCGCCCGCTATAAGGGTGGTATTAAGTGGAAAAAACAACGAAATATGCCCCGGCGAATGTCCCGGGGTAAAAACCACCCTCCATTCAGGCAGTTCATCAAGGCCGCCGGCCATATTTACCGGTTTAATATGACCGCTTAAATCAACCGGCGAGCGGCTGA comes from Mucilaginibacter mali and encodes:
- a CDS encoding MBL fold metallo-hydrolase; protein product: MKYFQVAQGVWGMKLFYVNVYMIANRRDFAKGWVLVDAGPAGSGDKIIKMAENLFGKGTQPNAIILTHGHADHSGSVPELLKHWDVPVYAHEFEIPYLTGQSAYPPADPSVGHGLMSLLSVFFSRSPVDLSGHIKPVNMAGGLDELPEWRVVFTPGHSPGHISLFFPLNTTLIAGDAVATTHAESAIGLLGDVKKLSGPPMYMTPDWASAEQSVGILAQLEPRIIAAGHGPVLRGREATEALKQLSANFNAIAVPSSGRYVDKPAVADETGTKYIPPFTVSTKFKAATILLGMLAGFMITKQIRA
- a CDS encoding cation:proton antiporter translates to MDLFFIIALLVITSAAYSYINARFIRLPGTIGIISLAIGVSIVVLIIDSLNPAAAKYLTVLAKNIDFSRTVLNIMLGFLLFAGSFNLNVKKLKREMRPVLLLSTLGVVISTVIFGALFYFIAPIFHIYVPLVYCLLFGALVSPTDPVAVGAIIKNSRLPAHLETIISGESLFNDGVGLVLFITLLEITESGINDIDFGNAVVLFVREVFGGIALGLLFGFLAFRLMRSIKDFQTIVLVSLSLVMSISLVATYFHLSIPLAVVSAGLFAGNRSINLDDQEHSHQALERFWQLVDELLNTILFVMIGLQMVNFPFLNNYWMTGSLAILLILAARWASIALPLIFLKRSLNVNHSNVKILTWAGLRGGISIALALSLPHTKYRELILAGSYFVVIFSIIVQGLTLNRVINSIYKADHADAK